A single Vidua chalybeata isolate OUT-0048 chromosome 20, bVidCha1 merged haplotype, whole genome shotgun sequence DNA region contains:
- the RABGEF1 gene encoding rab5 GDP/GTP exchange factor isoform X1, with protein sequence MNLKSERRGIHVDQSELLCKKGCGYYGNPAWQGFCSKCWREEYHKARQKQIQEDWELAERLQREEEEAYASSQSTQGAQSLTFSKFEEKKTNEKTRKVTTVKKFFTASSRAGAKKAAEEKTPKQGQLGRERNADNILRDLKEIFTPSWELASPSEALAGKLKEIQEAKAPSPSIHRQASIETDRVSKEFIEFIRTYQKPGQDIYKQCKLFLDTMSHKRDLSIEEQSECAQDFYQNVADRLQTRWKVPPEKVEKAMDEVEKYIMTRQYKYVFCPETTDDEKKDLAVQKRIRALHWVTPQMLCVPVSEEIPEVSDMVVKAITDIIEMDSKRVPRDKLACITKCSKHIFNAIKITKNEPASADDFLPTLIYIVLKGNPPRLQSNIQYITRFCNPSRLMTGEDGYYFTNLCCAVAFIEKLDAQSLNLSQEDFDRFMTGQTSPKKQESDSFSPDVCLGVKQMCKSLDLLSQLNERQERIVSEAKKLEKDLIDWTDGITKEVEDIVEKYPLEIKPKSQALAAIDSENVENDKLPPPLQPQVYAG encoded by the exons ATGAACCTGAAATCGGAGCGCAGAGGGATCCACGTGGATCAGTCGGAGCTGCTGTGCAAGAAGGGCTGTGGTTACTATGGCAATCCTGCCTGGCAGGGGTTTTGCTCCAAGTGCTGGAGGGAGGAATACCACAAGGCCAGGCAGAAGCAGATCCAAGAGGATTGGGAGCTGGCAGAGCG GCTCCAGCGTGAGGAGGAAGAAGCCTatgccagcagccagagcaccCAAGGGGCACAGTCCCTGACCTTCTCAAAGTTTGAGGAGAAGAAAACCaatgagaaaacaagaaaggtCACTACTGTGAAGAAGTTCTTCACTGCTTCCTCCAGAGCAGGAGCTAAGAAGG cagctgaagagaaaacCCCTAAGCAAGGACAGCTTGGGAGGGAGAGAAATGCTGATAACATTCTCAGGGATTTGAAGGAGATTTTTACTCCCTCCTGGGAACTGGCTTCCCCTTCTGAAG CGTTGGCTGGCAAGCTGAAAG AGATCCAGGAGGCCAAGGCTCCCAGCCCTTCCATCCACAGGCAGGCCAGCATCGAGACAGACAGAGTGTCCAAGGAGTTCATAGAATTCATCAGGACCTACCAGAAGCCTGGCCAGGATATCTACAAGCAATGCAAGCTCTTCTTGGACACCATGAGTCATAAAAGG GATTTAAGCATTGAGGAACAATCTGAGTGTGCCCAGGACTTCTACCAGAATGTAGCAGACAGGCTGCAGACACGCTGGAAAG TGCCCCCTGAAAAAGTGGAGAAGGCAATGGATGAGGTTGAGAAATACATCATGACTCGCCAGTACAAATATGTTTTTTGCCCTGAGACAACTGATGATGAGAAGAAAGACCTTGCTGTCCAAAAGAGGATCAG ggctctgcactgGGTGACTCCCCAGATGCTGTGTGTTCCTGTCAGTGAGGAAATCCCAGAAGTCTCTGACATGGTTGTAAAGGCAATTACAG aCATCATCGAGATGGACTCCAAGCGTGTCCCTCGGGATAAACTGGCCTGCATCACCAAATGCAGCAAGCACATCTTCAATGCCATCAAAATCACCAAAAATGAGCCGGCCTCTGCTGATGATTTCCTGCCCACCCTGATTTACATCGTGCTGAAGGGGAACCCCCCACGCCTGCAGTCCAACATCCAGTACATCACTCGCTTCTGCAACCCCAGCAGGCTGATGACTGGGGAGGATGGATATTATTTCACCAACCTG tgctgtgctgtggcctTCATTGAAAAACTGGATGCTCAGTCTTTAAATCTGAGCCAGGAGGATTTTGATCGTTTCATGACGGGCCAGACCTCCCCAAAAAAGCAGGAATCTGACAGCTTCTCCCCTGATGTGTGCCTGGGGGTGAAGCAGATGTGCAAAAGCTTAGACCTCCTCTCTCAGTTGAATGAGAGACAGGAAAGAATCGTCAGTGAGGCCAAGAAGCTGGAGAAAGACCTCATTGATTGGACTGATGGCATCACCAAGGAGGTGGAGGATATTGTGGAGAAATATCCCTTagaaatcaaaccaaaaagTCAAGCCTTGGCAGCCATTGACTCTGAAAACGTGGAGAATGACAAGCTGCCCCCACCACTGCAGCCTCAGGTTTATGCAGGATAA
- the RABGEF1 gene encoding rab5 GDP/GTP exchange factor isoform X2 translates to MNLKSERRGIHVDQSELLCKKGCGYYGNPAWQGFCSKCWREEYHKARQKQIQEDWELAERLQREEEEAYASSQSTQGAQSLTFSKFEEKKTNEKTRKVTTVKKFFTASSRAGAKKALAGKLKEIQEAKAPSPSIHRQASIETDRVSKEFIEFIRTYQKPGQDIYKQCKLFLDTMSHKRDLSIEEQSECAQDFYQNVADRLQTRWKVPPEKVEKAMDEVEKYIMTRQYKYVFCPETTDDEKKDLAVQKRIRALHWVTPQMLCVPVSEEIPEVSDMVVKAITDIIEMDSKRVPRDKLACITKCSKHIFNAIKITKNEPASADDFLPTLIYIVLKGNPPRLQSNIQYITRFCNPSRLMTGEDGYYFTNLCCAVAFIEKLDAQSLNLSQEDFDRFMTGQTSPKKQESDSFSPDVCLGVKQMCKSLDLLSQLNERQERIVSEAKKLEKDLIDWTDGITKEVEDIVEKYPLEIKPKSQALAAIDSENVENDKLPPPLQPQVYAG, encoded by the exons ATGAACCTGAAATCGGAGCGCAGAGGGATCCACGTGGATCAGTCGGAGCTGCTGTGCAAGAAGGGCTGTGGTTACTATGGCAATCCTGCCTGGCAGGGGTTTTGCTCCAAGTGCTGGAGGGAGGAATACCACAAGGCCAGGCAGAAGCAGATCCAAGAGGATTGGGAGCTGGCAGAGCG GCTCCAGCGTGAGGAGGAAGAAGCCTatgccagcagccagagcaccCAAGGGGCACAGTCCCTGACCTTCTCAAAGTTTGAGGAGAAGAAAACCaatgagaaaacaagaaaggtCACTACTGTGAAGAAGTTCTTCACTGCTTCCTCCAGAGCAGGAGCTAAGAAGG CGTTGGCTGGCAAGCTGAAAG AGATCCAGGAGGCCAAGGCTCCCAGCCCTTCCATCCACAGGCAGGCCAGCATCGAGACAGACAGAGTGTCCAAGGAGTTCATAGAATTCATCAGGACCTACCAGAAGCCTGGCCAGGATATCTACAAGCAATGCAAGCTCTTCTTGGACACCATGAGTCATAAAAGG GATTTAAGCATTGAGGAACAATCTGAGTGTGCCCAGGACTTCTACCAGAATGTAGCAGACAGGCTGCAGACACGCTGGAAAG TGCCCCCTGAAAAAGTGGAGAAGGCAATGGATGAGGTTGAGAAATACATCATGACTCGCCAGTACAAATATGTTTTTTGCCCTGAGACAACTGATGATGAGAAGAAAGACCTTGCTGTCCAAAAGAGGATCAG ggctctgcactgGGTGACTCCCCAGATGCTGTGTGTTCCTGTCAGTGAGGAAATCCCAGAAGTCTCTGACATGGTTGTAAAGGCAATTACAG aCATCATCGAGATGGACTCCAAGCGTGTCCCTCGGGATAAACTGGCCTGCATCACCAAATGCAGCAAGCACATCTTCAATGCCATCAAAATCACCAAAAATGAGCCGGCCTCTGCTGATGATTTCCTGCCCACCCTGATTTACATCGTGCTGAAGGGGAACCCCCCACGCCTGCAGTCCAACATCCAGTACATCACTCGCTTCTGCAACCCCAGCAGGCTGATGACTGGGGAGGATGGATATTATTTCACCAACCTG tgctgtgctgtggcctTCATTGAAAAACTGGATGCTCAGTCTTTAAATCTGAGCCAGGAGGATTTTGATCGTTTCATGACGGGCCAGACCTCCCCAAAAAAGCAGGAATCTGACAGCTTCTCCCCTGATGTGTGCCTGGGGGTGAAGCAGATGTGCAAAAGCTTAGACCTCCTCTCTCAGTTGAATGAGAGACAGGAAAGAATCGTCAGTGAGGCCAAGAAGCTGGAGAAAGACCTCATTGATTGGACTGATGGCATCACCAAGGAGGTGGAGGATATTGTGGAGAAATATCCCTTagaaatcaaaccaaaaagTCAAGCCTTGGCAGCCATTGACTCTGAAAACGTGGAGAATGACAAGCTGCCCCCACCACTGCAGCCTCAGGTTTATGCAGGATAA
- the RABGEF1 gene encoding rab5 GDP/GTP exchange factor isoform X3: MNLKSERRGIHVDQSELLCKKGCGYYGNPAWQGFCSKCWREEYHKARQKQIQEDWELAERLQREEEEAYASSQSTQGAQSLTFSKFEEKKTNEKTRKVTTVKKFFTASSRAGAKKAEIQEAKAPSPSIHRQASIETDRVSKEFIEFIRTYQKPGQDIYKQCKLFLDTMSHKRDLSIEEQSECAQDFYQNVADRLQTRWKVPPEKVEKAMDEVEKYIMTRQYKYVFCPETTDDEKKDLAVQKRIRALHWVTPQMLCVPVSEEIPEVSDMVVKAITDIIEMDSKRVPRDKLACITKCSKHIFNAIKITKNEPASADDFLPTLIYIVLKGNPPRLQSNIQYITRFCNPSRLMTGEDGYYFTNLCCAVAFIEKLDAQSLNLSQEDFDRFMTGQTSPKKQESDSFSPDVCLGVKQMCKSLDLLSQLNERQERIVSEAKKLEKDLIDWTDGITKEVEDIVEKYPLEIKPKSQALAAIDSENVENDKLPPPLQPQVYAG; this comes from the exons ATGAACCTGAAATCGGAGCGCAGAGGGATCCACGTGGATCAGTCGGAGCTGCTGTGCAAGAAGGGCTGTGGTTACTATGGCAATCCTGCCTGGCAGGGGTTTTGCTCCAAGTGCTGGAGGGAGGAATACCACAAGGCCAGGCAGAAGCAGATCCAAGAGGATTGGGAGCTGGCAGAGCG GCTCCAGCGTGAGGAGGAAGAAGCCTatgccagcagccagagcaccCAAGGGGCACAGTCCCTGACCTTCTCAAAGTTTGAGGAGAAGAAAACCaatgagaaaacaagaaaggtCACTACTGTGAAGAAGTTCTTCACTGCTTCCTCCAGAGCAGGAGCTAAGAAGG CAGAGATCCAGGAGGCCAAGGCTCCCAGCCCTTCCATCCACAGGCAGGCCAGCATCGAGACAGACAGAGTGTCCAAGGAGTTCATAGAATTCATCAGGACCTACCAGAAGCCTGGCCAGGATATCTACAAGCAATGCAAGCTCTTCTTGGACACCATGAGTCATAAAAGG GATTTAAGCATTGAGGAACAATCTGAGTGTGCCCAGGACTTCTACCAGAATGTAGCAGACAGGCTGCAGACACGCTGGAAAG TGCCCCCTGAAAAAGTGGAGAAGGCAATGGATGAGGTTGAGAAATACATCATGACTCGCCAGTACAAATATGTTTTTTGCCCTGAGACAACTGATGATGAGAAGAAAGACCTTGCTGTCCAAAAGAGGATCAG ggctctgcactgGGTGACTCCCCAGATGCTGTGTGTTCCTGTCAGTGAGGAAATCCCAGAAGTCTCTGACATGGTTGTAAAGGCAATTACAG aCATCATCGAGATGGACTCCAAGCGTGTCCCTCGGGATAAACTGGCCTGCATCACCAAATGCAGCAAGCACATCTTCAATGCCATCAAAATCACCAAAAATGAGCCGGCCTCTGCTGATGATTTCCTGCCCACCCTGATTTACATCGTGCTGAAGGGGAACCCCCCACGCCTGCAGTCCAACATCCAGTACATCACTCGCTTCTGCAACCCCAGCAGGCTGATGACTGGGGAGGATGGATATTATTTCACCAACCTG tgctgtgctgtggcctTCATTGAAAAACTGGATGCTCAGTCTTTAAATCTGAGCCAGGAGGATTTTGATCGTTTCATGACGGGCCAGACCTCCCCAAAAAAGCAGGAATCTGACAGCTTCTCCCCTGATGTGTGCCTGGGGGTGAAGCAGATGTGCAAAAGCTTAGACCTCCTCTCTCAGTTGAATGAGAGACAGGAAAGAATCGTCAGTGAGGCCAAGAAGCTGGAGAAAGACCTCATTGATTGGACTGATGGCATCACCAAGGAGGTGGAGGATATTGTGGAGAAATATCCCTTagaaatcaaaccaaaaagTCAAGCCTTGGCAGCCATTGACTCTGAAAACGTGGAGAATGACAAGCTGCCCCCACCACTGCAGCCTCAGGTTTATGCAGGATAA
- the RABGEF1 gene encoding rab5 GDP/GTP exchange factor isoform X4, protein MNLKSERRGIHVDQSELLCKKGCGYYGNPAWQGFCSKCWREEYHKARQKQIQEDWELAERLQREEEEAYASSQSTQGAQSLTFSKFEEKKTNEKTRKVTTVKKFFTASSRAGAKKEIQEAKAPSPSIHRQASIETDRVSKEFIEFIRTYQKPGQDIYKQCKLFLDTMSHKRDLSIEEQSECAQDFYQNVADRLQTRWKVPPEKVEKAMDEVEKYIMTRQYKYVFCPETTDDEKKDLAVQKRIRALHWVTPQMLCVPVSEEIPEVSDMVVKAITDIIEMDSKRVPRDKLACITKCSKHIFNAIKITKNEPASADDFLPTLIYIVLKGNPPRLQSNIQYITRFCNPSRLMTGEDGYYFTNLCCAVAFIEKLDAQSLNLSQEDFDRFMTGQTSPKKQESDSFSPDVCLGVKQMCKSLDLLSQLNERQERIVSEAKKLEKDLIDWTDGITKEVEDIVEKYPLEIKPKSQALAAIDSENVENDKLPPPLQPQVYAG, encoded by the exons ATGAACCTGAAATCGGAGCGCAGAGGGATCCACGTGGATCAGTCGGAGCTGCTGTGCAAGAAGGGCTGTGGTTACTATGGCAATCCTGCCTGGCAGGGGTTTTGCTCCAAGTGCTGGAGGGAGGAATACCACAAGGCCAGGCAGAAGCAGATCCAAGAGGATTGGGAGCTGGCAGAGCG GCTCCAGCGTGAGGAGGAAGAAGCCTatgccagcagccagagcaccCAAGGGGCACAGTCCCTGACCTTCTCAAAGTTTGAGGAGAAGAAAACCaatgagaaaacaagaaaggtCACTACTGTGAAGAAGTTCTTCACTGCTTCCTCCAGAGCAGGAGCTAAGAAGG AGATCCAGGAGGCCAAGGCTCCCAGCCCTTCCATCCACAGGCAGGCCAGCATCGAGACAGACAGAGTGTCCAAGGAGTTCATAGAATTCATCAGGACCTACCAGAAGCCTGGCCAGGATATCTACAAGCAATGCAAGCTCTTCTTGGACACCATGAGTCATAAAAGG GATTTAAGCATTGAGGAACAATCTGAGTGTGCCCAGGACTTCTACCAGAATGTAGCAGACAGGCTGCAGACACGCTGGAAAG TGCCCCCTGAAAAAGTGGAGAAGGCAATGGATGAGGTTGAGAAATACATCATGACTCGCCAGTACAAATATGTTTTTTGCCCTGAGACAACTGATGATGAGAAGAAAGACCTTGCTGTCCAAAAGAGGATCAG ggctctgcactgGGTGACTCCCCAGATGCTGTGTGTTCCTGTCAGTGAGGAAATCCCAGAAGTCTCTGACATGGTTGTAAAGGCAATTACAG aCATCATCGAGATGGACTCCAAGCGTGTCCCTCGGGATAAACTGGCCTGCATCACCAAATGCAGCAAGCACATCTTCAATGCCATCAAAATCACCAAAAATGAGCCGGCCTCTGCTGATGATTTCCTGCCCACCCTGATTTACATCGTGCTGAAGGGGAACCCCCCACGCCTGCAGTCCAACATCCAGTACATCACTCGCTTCTGCAACCCCAGCAGGCTGATGACTGGGGAGGATGGATATTATTTCACCAACCTG tgctgtgctgtggcctTCATTGAAAAACTGGATGCTCAGTCTTTAAATCTGAGCCAGGAGGATTTTGATCGTTTCATGACGGGCCAGACCTCCCCAAAAAAGCAGGAATCTGACAGCTTCTCCCCTGATGTGTGCCTGGGGGTGAAGCAGATGTGCAAAAGCTTAGACCTCCTCTCTCAGTTGAATGAGAGACAGGAAAGAATCGTCAGTGAGGCCAAGAAGCTGGAGAAAGACCTCATTGATTGGACTGATGGCATCACCAAGGAGGTGGAGGATATTGTGGAGAAATATCCCTTagaaatcaaaccaaaaagTCAAGCCTTGGCAGCCATTGACTCTGAAAACGTGGAGAATGACAAGCTGCCCCCACCACTGCAGCCTCAGGTTTATGCAGGATAA